The Stomatobaculum sp. F0698 genomic sequence GATGCCGACCAAGAAGGAAGTGGTTACAATTCTCCGTGCGGTTCACAAGTATAAGGACAGCCGTGAGCAGTTCGAGCAGAGAACGCATAAGAGACTCATCGACGTTCTCGCACCGACGGACAAGACGGTCGATGCACTGTCTCGTCTCGAAATGCCGGCGGGCGTTCACATTGATATCCGCATGAAGACAAAATAATATCCTGCTCTAGTATGAGCGCCTCGGCGCTCCGCTGTAGGATAAACAGGAGGAAGAAATGAAAAAGGCAATTCTTGCAACAAAGGTCGGTATGACCCAGGTCTACAACGAGACCGGCGTACTGGTGCCGGTTACGGTGCTCCAGGCAGGCCCCTGCGTCGTGACTCGCGTGAAGAGCGAGGAGAGCGACGGCTACAACGCGATTCAGGTCGCGTACGGACAGATTCGCACGAAGCTTGTCAACAAGCCGGATGCGGGTCAGCTCGTGAAGGCAGGCATTGAGAAGGAAGTTGTGACGCGCGGCGAGCACAAGAGAGAGGTCTTCTCCGCAGGACGTTTCCTCAGAGAGTTCCGCTTCGAGAACGCTTCCGAGTACAATGTGAAGGATGTCATCAAGGCGGATATCTTTGCAGCGGGCGATAAGGTCGATGCGACGGCTGTCTCCAAGGGTAAGGGCTTCCAGGGCGCAATCAAGAAGCACGGTCAGCACCGCGGACCGATGGCGCACGGTTCCAAGTTCCACAGACACCAGGGTTCCAACGGTTCCTCTTCGGATCCGAGCCGCGTGTTCAAGGGCAAGGGAATGCCGGGTCACATGGGTCATGTGACGGTCACGACGCAGAACCTTGAAGTCGTGAGAGTCGACGCTGAGAACAACCTCATTCTGGTCAAGGGTGCAATCCCGGGTTCCAGAAAGGCTCTGGTCACGCTTCGCGAGACGGTTAAGAGCAAGAAGTAATTTCGAGAGGAAAGGAGGAACGCAAGATGGCAAACGTATCTGTTTACAACACCGACGGCAAAGAAGTCGGAACGATTGAATTGAATGACGCTGTGTTCGGCGTAGAGCTGAACGAGCATCTTGTACATTTGGCTGTGGTTGCACAGCTCGCCAATAAGCGCCAGGGCACGCAGAAGGCGAAGACCCGCTCCGAGGTTTCCGGAGGCGGCAGAAAGCCGTGGAGACAGAAGGGTACCGGTCACGCAAGACAGGGCTCCACGAGATCTCCGCAGTGGAAGGGCGGCGGCGTTGTATTTGCACCGAGCCCGAGAGATTACACCATCACCCTGAACAAGAAGGAGAAGCGCCAGGCACTTCGCTGCGCACTCTCGAGCCGCGTTCAGGAGCAGAAGCTCATCGTCCTCGAGAGCTTTGAGCTCAGCGAGATCAAGACGAAGAAGATGGCAGAGACCCTGAAGAACCTGAAGGTTCAGAAGGCATTGGTTGTCGCGCCGGAGAATGATAAGACCACGGTTCTCTCCGCGAGAAACATTGCCGGTGTCAAGACGGCTTCTCCGAAGACCATCAACGTGTACGACATTCTGAAGTACAACACGGTGGTTACGTCGAAGGATGTTGTCGCTACGATTGAGGAGGTATACGCGTAATGGCAAGCATTCAGTACTATGATGTAATCCTCAAGCCGCTGGTCACCGAGAAGAGCATGGCGGGCATGGCAGAGAAGAGATACTGCTTCCTGGTTCATCCGGAAGCAAACAAGACGATGATCAAGGAAGCGGTGGAGAAGATGTTCGCAGGCGCTAAGGTTAAGAGCGTCAACACGATGAACCGCCCGACCAAGACCAAGCGCAGAGGCGTGACCTTCGGTCAGACTGCAAAGAGCAAGAAGGCGATTGTGCAGCTCACCGCGGACTCCAAGGAGATCGAGATCTTCCAGGGTCTGTAAAGCCTCAAACTATGCGGTGTGAATCCGCGATAACAAACTAAAGGAGAAGACAATGGGAATTAGAAAGTATACCGCGTATACTCCGTCCAGAAGAAACATGACGGGTTCCGATTTCGCAGAGATCACGAAATCCACGCCGGAGAAGTCCCTGGTCGTGAGCCTGAAGAAGCATGCAGGACGCAATGCGCAGGGTAAGATTACGGTCAGACACAGAGGCGGCGGCGCAAGAAGAAAGTACAGAATCATCGATTTCAAGAGAAATTCGAAGGACAACATCCCGGCAAAGGTTGTTGCGATCGAGTACGATCCGAACAGAACGGCTAACATCGCCCTTCTCTGCTATGCAGACGGCGTGAAGTCCTACATCCTGGCTCCGCAGGGTCTTGCGGTCGGCCAGACCGTGATGAGCGGCGACAAGGCTGAGGCGAGAGTGGGCAACTGCCTTCCGCTTGCACTCATTCCGGTCGGTTCCGAGATTCACAACATCGAGCTTTACCCGGGCAAGGGCGCACAGCTTGCACGCGCTGCAGGCATCACCGCTCAGCTCATGGCAAAGGAAGGCAAGTACGCAACGCTTCGTCTCCCGTCCGGCGAGATGAGAATGGTGCCGATCAACTGCCGCGCAACGATGGGCAGCGTCGGAAACGGCGAGCACAACCTCATCAACCTCGGTAAGGCAGGAAGAAAGCGCCACATGGGCATTCGCCCGACGGTCCGCGGTTCGGTCATGAACCCGAACGATCACCCGCACGGCGGTGGTGAGGGCAGAGCGCCGATCGGCCGCCCGGGTCCGTGCACACCTTGGGGCAAGCCGGCGCTGGGCCTCAAGACCAGAAAGAAGAACAAGCAATCCAATAAGCTGATTGTCAGAAGAAGAAACGGCAAGGCCTAATTAAGGGAGGATACAGATGGCACGTTCACTGAAGAAAGGACCCTTCGCAGACGAGAGCCTGCTCAAGAAGGTCGAAGAAATGAACAAATCCGGCCAGAAGACGGTTATCAAGACCTGGTCCCGCCGCTCCACGATCTTCCCGGCTATGGTCGGTCTTACGATCGCGGTTCACGACGGTAGAAAGCATGTTCCGGTCTACATCACCGAGGACATGGTCGGACACAAGCTCGGCGAGTTCGTTGCGACGCGCACCTACAGAGGTCACGGCGCAGACGAGAAGAAGGTCGGGTCGCCCAGATAATAAGAAAGGTTTGAAAGGAGGGTTTCAACATGGCTAACGTACACAAGAAAGTACATAGATCCCAGTTTAAGAGAGAGAGAAACGCACAGAACGACAAGAGACCGTCTGCAAAGCTTTCTTATGCGAGAATCCCGGTACAGAAGGCATGCTTCGTACTGGACGCAATCAGAGGCAAAGACGTGAAGACGGCGCTCGGCATCCTGGCTTACAATCCCAGATATGCTTCCGGCGTCATTAAGAAGCTCGTGGAGTCCGCAATCGCGAACGCAGAGAACAACAACAACCTGCAGGCAGACAAGCTCTACATCGCAGAGTGCTATGCAGGCAACGGCCCCATCATGAAGAGAGTCCAGCCGAGAGCGCAGGGCAGAGCCTACAGAATCTTCAAGAGAATGAGCCACATCACGGTTGTTCTGGACGAGAGATGAGGAGGTAGAGAATGGGACAGAAGGTTAACCCGCACGGCCTTAGAGTCGGCGTGATCAAAGACTGGGACTCCAGATGGTTCGCAGAGGGAGACTTCGCGGACAACTTAGTCGAGGACTACAACATCCGGAAGTTCCTGAAGAAGAAACTCTATGCCTCCGGCGTGAGCGGCATCGAGATCGAGCGCGCAGCGGACAGAGTCCGCGTGATCATTCACACCGCGAAGCCGGGCGTTGTCATCGGCAAGCAGGGCGCTGAGATCGAGAAGCTGAAGAAGGAAGTTGCGAAGCTCACCGAGAAGAAGGTCTTCATCGACATCAAGGAGATCAAGAGACCGGACAGAGAGGCACAGCTCGTCGCAGAGAACATCGCACAGCAGCTTGAGAACAGAACCTCTTTCCGCCGCGCGATGAAGTCCGCAATGCAGAGAAGCATGAAGTCGGGCATCCTCGGCATCAAGACTTGCTGCTCCGGCCGTCTCGGCGGTGCGGATATCGCAAGAAGCGAGTTCTACTCGGAAGGCACCATTCCGCTGCAGACCCTGCGCGCGGACATCGACTACGGCTTCGCCGAGGCAGACACGACCTACGGTAAGGTCGGCGTCAAGGTCTGGATTTACAAGGGCGAGGTTCTGCCGGCAAAGGCTGAGACCAGAGAAGGGAGCGCGAAATAAACTATGTTAATGCCTAAGAGAGTCAAGCACAGAAAGCAGTTCCGCGGTTCCATGGCCGGAAAAGCGATGCGCGGAAACAGAATCACAAACGGCTCCTTCGGTCTTGTTGCTCAGGAACCCTGCTGGATCCGG encodes the following:
- the rpsS gene encoding 30S ribosomal protein S19, which codes for MARSLKKGPFADESLLKKVEEMNKSGQKTVIKTWSRRSTIFPAMVGLTIAVHDGRKHVPVYITEDMVGHKLGEFVATRTYRGHGADEKKVGSPR
- the rplB gene encoding 50S ribosomal protein L2; translation: MGIRKYTAYTPSRRNMTGSDFAEITKSTPEKSLVVSLKKHAGRNAQGKITVRHRGGGARRKYRIIDFKRNSKDNIPAKVVAIEYDPNRTANIALLCYADGVKSYILAPQGLAVGQTVMSGDKAEARVGNCLPLALIPVGSEIHNIELYPGKGAQLARAAGITAQLMAKEGKYATLRLPSGEMRMVPINCRATMGSVGNGEHNLINLGKAGRKRHMGIRPTVRGSVMNPNDHPHGGGEGRAPIGRPGPCTPWGKPALGLKTRKKNKQSNKLIVRRRNGKA
- the rplD gene encoding 50S ribosomal protein L4, with the protein product MANVSVYNTDGKEVGTIELNDAVFGVELNEHLVHLAVVAQLANKRQGTQKAKTRSEVSGGGRKPWRQKGTGHARQGSTRSPQWKGGGVVFAPSPRDYTITLNKKEKRQALRCALSSRVQEQKLIVLESFELSEIKTKKMAETLKNLKVQKALVVAPENDKTTVLSARNIAGVKTASPKTINVYDILKYNTVVTSKDVVATIEEVYA
- the rplC gene encoding 50S ribosomal protein L3 gives rise to the protein MKKAILATKVGMTQVYNETGVLVPVTVLQAGPCVVTRVKSEESDGYNAIQVAYGQIRTKLVNKPDAGQLVKAGIEKEVVTRGEHKREVFSAGRFLREFRFENASEYNVKDVIKADIFAAGDKVDATAVSKGKGFQGAIKKHGQHRGPMAHGSKFHRHQGSNGSSSDPSRVFKGKGMPGHMGHVTVTTQNLEVVRVDAENNLILVKGAIPGSRKALVTLRETVKSKK
- the rplV gene encoding 50S ribosomal protein L22, translated to MANVHKKVHRSQFKRERNAQNDKRPSAKLSYARIPVQKACFVLDAIRGKDVKTALGILAYNPRYASGVIKKLVESAIANAENNNNLQADKLYIAECYAGNGPIMKRVQPRAQGRAYRIFKRMSHITVVLDER
- the rpsC gene encoding 30S ribosomal protein S3 codes for the protein MGQKVNPHGLRVGVIKDWDSRWFAEGDFADNLVEDYNIRKFLKKKLYASGVSGIEIERAADRVRVIIHTAKPGVVIGKQGAEIEKLKKEVAKLTEKKVFIDIKEIKRPDREAQLVAENIAQQLENRTSFRRAMKSAMQRSMKSGILGIKTCCSGRLGGADIARSEFYSEGTIPLQTLRADIDYGFAEADTTYGKVGVKVWIYKGEVLPAKAETREGSAK
- the rplW gene encoding 50S ribosomal protein L23, translated to MASIQYYDVILKPLVTEKSMAGMAEKRYCFLVHPEANKTMIKEAVEKMFAGAKVKSVNTMNRPTKTKRRGVTFGQTAKSKKAIVQLTADSKEIEIFQGL
- the rpsJ gene encoding 30S ribosomal protein S10, with the translated sequence MANQVMRITLKAYDHKLVDQSAGKIVDTVKRTGAKVSGPIPMPTKKEVVTILRAVHKYKDSREQFEQRTHKRLIDVLAPTDKTVDALSRLEMPAGVHIDIRMKTK